CTGCCATTCCAAATTTCCAAATATCTCAACCAGAGCTCAGGTGGGGGTTACATCATTACAATAAAACAAACAGGACTGAATAAGAGTCAAACTTGGGGAATTagtgggggattttttttttttttacctttcttcatttctttttctttcttgaaaattttcCCTGTCTCTTCCATAATCATGGCATCACCTTTCTCACACAGGCTCAGTACCGACACACCTGAGCAGGATGCTTCCACCAAAGACCGAAGTACCCCTGGGGACAGAATCCCACCATGTCAGCTCTGCATGTGTTGTCTAAGTTACCATCCAAACAATACCTAGAAGTTAGAGTTTCTAATATTCCCTGGTGCCATTGCCCAAAGGTTGAAAGAGTGCACAAGTTTTGCCTCTTGGAATATACCTACCTATAATCACTAAATTTCTAccttccttttcctaaaataAGAAAGTCAACACACCCTTCCCTCCCTATAGAATGTGACAACTGGATAAACACCATCTGTCTCCCTAGTGAAGGGAGACTTTCCAAAGATACCTGTGGTGTGGTAAAACAGTTATGAAGTTCAAGGGGGTTCTCACCAAGATAACCAACATACATGCAAAGCAGACTAGAAGAAATTTATAGGCGTCAGGAACAACAGGAAGGTAGACACAGAACTGCTGACTCGAAGCTGATGCATTGTTAAATGCTACCTTCTTCCCTTCTCAGACACCCCAATTAGATGTTAGTAATCTCAATCTGTGTAAATCTATTTCCTCATCAACCAGTGTATACACCAAAGGGACTTAATCTAATTTTCCTGGGCTTCAATTCAACAGGCTCATGGCTTACAGCTCTCAGCACATCTCAAAGAGGTGTAAGACCCGAAATAGTTTCAAACTGGTATCTGGGATTTTACAAGTGCCTCAGAAGTTACAAGTTGCaagggaaaacttttttttctgattcaagCCACTAATACTAAAAAGTACCCCAAATGGGGGTACTACTCTAAATGCCCATTATGTTATAAAGCATTGTTCTGTTCACCGGATGTCTTCTCCATGGCCTATCCTGAACTACAGGTTTGATTTATGTGATCTAGGTTTTGGTGATTCTTTGGAAATGTGAAAAACTCAGGTTTTCGGCCATAGGACTAAAGGGATCCTAAATACCTATCTTTACTGTCAAAACCATTTAAAAGCCCAAGCCCAAGCATTTTGTCCCCCTAACTGGGTATTAAAGTGAAAACGTGaactggaaagagagaaaatagaaagtgAGACATCTGCCTAGATTGGCAGGCAGCTGCTGAGAAAGTCAGAGCACGGTGGTAATAAGGATGACTTCTGAGATCCTAAAATCAGCGCCCCCACTTCCGCCCTTTTCAGTACTATTCACAAGACTGCCTAGTTAGAACCTCAAAACACTTCTAGAGTTGTCAAGCCCCAGAGAACAATCAACTTTGATGGGCTAACTAAGGCTATCTGCACAGATTGCTGGTAGTAATGAGTAACTTCAAGGAAAGCCAGATATATCTCCGAGAGTTCTGTTAGGATCTCCAGGGGTGCCCTCCAACGGTCCCTGAACTGGCCCAAGAGTAGAAGGGGGCCCCCACCAGCGAAGGAGCTGAAGTAAGAAACGAAAGACTCTAGCAAAGCACGTGGTAGGGAAGCTGGTGTCAGGAACggtagcagaggaagagggagccgGCGATCCGCATGGGAACCCGGCGACACGTGCCGGCTGGGCCCCAGACGCCGGGACGCCAAAACAAAATAGAGGGGCGCTTCCGTCGCCAACAGCTGGGCGCTTCCTTTTCGAGGTGGCCTCGCCGCTGCCAGAATCAGAGGAGGCAGGGATCCGGACCGAAGGGTGATGGGCTGAGGATGCGCCCTGCCTCCTGATTAACGGCCTAAGGTCCGAGCCGGCTGGGGGCCCCCGCTCTGCGCTCTTCCCGGTCGCGGGCCCGCACCTCCCCAGACTCCAGCCCAGGCCTGGCGGCACAGGTCCCAGGCGCAACACGGAGTCTTCCCACCACGCCAGCCCCAGCGGACCGGAGCGGGGCCCTCAGTAGCTCACTCTGCATGACCCCTCCGCTCCAGCCCCTCCAAAGCCAGCCCAGCACCGTCTCCTTTGCCTCCCCCTCTCAGCCTCGATCTCCGGACCCCCGAGGCCCGCACTCACGGTTGGCGATGTCGCCCCCCATCTTATACTTGGTCACGACCAGGTCCTCGGCGATAGTTTGCTCCTGCTGCTCGTCCTCGCCCGACatcttcccaccaccaccactgcagCCTCGTTTCCCCTGAGCCGCCgcctctgtctcccctcccagcCGCAGGCTGTGGCTAGAGCCCCTTCGATCCGCGAGGAGAGCGCGAGCAAAAGCGCGAGCTAGCAAGGGAGCGGGCGGGCGAGCGAGAGCGAGAAGCTCGAGCGCGCGGGCTGAGGCGCAAGGCACGCTGGGACAACGAGTCCTTTCTACCGACCGCCTCTAGCCGACCTTGCGGACTCTTGAACTACAATTCCCAGCCCGCCTTTCGCGCCCCTaagccaggccctggggccttGCCCTCCGAGGGCCTCGCACGCCGGAATCGCCGAGCACGCTGGGAAGGGTTAGGCTCCGGCGGGAAGGCGGAGCCGTTGGCGAGCCTGAGGGGAAGCGTGGTCTCTCCCGGAAAAACCACATCCACCAGGAGCACTGAGCGAGAACCCGTAATAGAGGGGGGCGGGCTAAAGGGAGAAGGGGCGGAGCTACGGCGGGGCCACGGGAGTAGAAGCAGCTGGGCAGGGTGGAGTCTCGGCGGTGGGAGAGTGACTACGGTAAGGGCGGCGAGGTTGGGTGCGCCCTTCCCCGGATCCCCAGAGCGGCTGGCGGGACCGGCCCAGCCGGTCCAATCATCCTCCGATGTTGGGAGAACGGAGAGCTGCAGGAGCGATGTGGAAGGAGACCAAGGGAGCAACGAGCCGGGGCTAAGTGGGCAGCTAGACTCCGGCGGGATTACTCATTTACAGCCTCCCAATCTAGAGGCCAGACTCCCACTGAAGATGGCACTATTGTTCCAACAATAGGCTTTGATGGCACCTAAGGAAAGTGTTCTTACAGACTTTTTCAAGAGAATAAGAGTTCTGAAACATGGGAGTTTCAGTGTTCCACCTCCTGAGGCACCACATCTATAgggctttttcttattttcccagacgtgggttttcttgtttttgtcatTCCCAGTTGGTTGTCCTGTAGAGATTCCTAGTAAAAGCCTTCAATGAAAAGGACTGTGCGCTATGCTTGTCTTCAGTGAATACAAAGAGAAGTAGGGCTGGAGAAAGGTGCAAGGTGCAGAACAGGAGTGTCACAAGACAGCAGCATGCGGTGGTGGCTATCCACTGCTGAGGAGCAAAGGGGTGATTTATCTTACACACTAAAGGTTTTCTTCATTTGACAGACAGGAAGCTGAAAAACCGGCATTTTTATTCAGGtgtgtataaaaacaaaacaaaaatcttcagtGATACAAGATACCCCATTTCCCATCCAAAGGGACAAAGGCCTGAAGCTGGGTCCTCTTTCTATCCCAACTGTAAGTTTCCCACTACTGGATGAGACTAGACCCTAAAAGTGGCTCTTGGGACAATTGTGAATCTGTCCCTTGGGTAAGAAGTGATCATTTACAGCACATATAGGTTATGGTTTACACAAAAATGTCcagttatttttccttcccaccacccccttcccccccacttcCTGAGATGATAAGCCGGGGTGTAGGAGGAGGCTGTGGTTGTTGGGGTTAGACTTGATTCAGTGCAAAAAGAAGACAATGCCCCTTACAAGAACTTTGACTTGTATCAGTTTGCCTTGATACATTACAGTGGTGAGCAAACCTGCATTGGAAGATTCTGAATCCTGGACCCACCACTTAATTTACTtaagtttccttatttgtgaaatgGGATAATACCTAGCCCACAGAGTTGTTGTATGGATTAGGTGAGATAATCCACCTAACTGGATTAGGTggcatagtaaatgctcaattaaTAGTACTCCTTAGTATCTATGCCCAACCTCTTCACTCAAGATTTGAAGCTTTCCATTCTTCCCAGGGGGTTGAGTCATCAGCcaaaattttacttttccctGCCAGGTTACCCCGCTTTTCCTCTTCCTTAGGAGTCTggtgggaaacaaaagcacactTTAAAGCCTAATCTCAACAAGTCAGAGTCTGAGAGAGGGACATGGGCGTAATCCTTCATATCTCCAGGGAGTCCCcctgaggaagcagaggaatgggATTAGGAAAGCACACAAAATAGGGGAAATCTCCTTTCCCAGGattgggaaagagaagaaagtgcaCAGCTGGCTACATCTCACAAGAATTTTGTGTAAAAGTGTTTAAAAGCCTCCAAAGGTTGAATGGAATTGTCTACGACTGGGGAAATAGGGCTGAGACCTGTGAGGGAGGGACTAAGGAGAAGAGGGGTACCTTCTAGAGGCACTAGCTGCCATGAAATGCTCCCTGAGTACTTCAGGGAGCAGGGGTTATGTTCTCTGAGCATTAGCCTTGGGGAAGAGCCTGCTATGCCAGTAATCAGGGTTATCAAAAGCGGAGTCAGTGGCTTCTAAACTACGGAGAGTTTTGAGGCGGGCACAATGGACATGGGGGGCTTGGTGTCCAGGCCCCTGGAAAGCTCTCATCTCTTCATACCCTTGCTCAGCTGCTGGGCAGGCCCCCATGGCTGCGTAATCTCCCCCAGGAGCTCCTCCACCATGTCGCCGATTCATATATTCATAGTCCTCATCTGGGGTTGTGCCAGCAGCAGGCATGAGGGGCACAGGGTTGAGTGGGCAACTCTGTGTGCTGCCCAGGGAAGCACTGAGGTCTGATCCCACATCCATGTACTCATAACCCAGCTCCTCGAGAGAACTGGGCCTAGGGGCACGAGTCGGACTGCGCCTTCTCCTCCGGTTCATGTATTCATactcatcatcttcatcttcttcttcagtACCCAGGACAGAACTGAGGCCCACCGAAGAAAGGGTGCCTTCCCGGGAGGAGGGAGTACCTGGGGATTGAGAAGAGAGGATAGGTATGTGGAGAACACGGGGGCAGGCgctggggggttggggaaggttaggaaaaactgaaaaggaagggGTAAGATGAGAGAAGATGGAAGGATTAAGAGGAGCCTGGGGACGGGATCAGAGAAGGATTTGAGGAAAGCTCTCGGAGGAGTCAGGCACCTTTGAGGTGTGCATCCGGCATGACATATCCATTGACATCCTCTTCCTCTAACCCTGGTGGGGAGAGTGGGGTGACAGGAGTGAGCAGGCTGTGGCGCTGGGAATGGTAGGCACTGTCCCCACGTGGCCGTGGGCTCCGGCTCTGGCTTCTACACATTGACACCTTCTCCTGGAACTCAGCCTCAGAACTTGTCACGTGGCCCTCTGAGGACTCTGATGCCAGGCGTCCCCGTGGCATTGGGTGCAAAGAGGCTGGCCGGGGGCACCGCTCACCACTCCCACAAACTGCAGACTCCTAAGGAGGAGAATAATACATGGAGATTTacagagacaaggaaagagaTATTTGTTCAGAAGACTGGGTTGTTCAATGCCTTCTTTTTTGTGGGGCACTGATGAAACCTCAAGGATTTCTAAAGTCTCCCACACTGCCCCTATGGATCCTAAGACACTGCCACCCAGCCTCTCAGCAGCCCCTTGAAGAGACAGACCTTACCTGGCAAGTCTCCCCAAGATTACCCTGGTTCATAGGCATATATCCAGAAGATGGGCTTAAGAGGCTCTGGCTCTAGGATGAAAAAGGTGAGGAAGAGGTTTAGATGAAGGGAGAAATCTACTCACCATGGGGGTCTCTGAGTAGTTAATCTAGGCATCAGTGGGGTTCATGAGGGTGCAGGTAGATAGACGGCTCAGGGTGCAGAAAGCCTTAAAACGCTGGGAAATGCCTTACCCCACGGGGCCGATTAAGTGTTCCAACTGGcaggctgagggcagagcctagTGTGGCCGCCAGACCATCCTCCTCTGCCTCCAAGTCCAGGTCTAGCTCCAGTTCTGGCTCCAGCTCCACCTCCTCCAGTTCCTTGTTTGTCAGAGCAGGGGGCTCTGCTCCAGGGGGAATTCCaggcccactctctctctgtaggGACAGGTGATTGTTAAGGTGGATCCTAGTTCCAGCCAAGTCCCCATGCCTCTAGATCTCCTTGACAACTCCTAATCACTGCTCACCTTTATGACCAGATACCGTGGTGGGTCTCGGGCCATCCTGGTGAACTCGTTGGCTAGTTCTTTAAAGGTTGGACGAATGTTCTCATCAATCATCCAACCTGGGGGTAAGATGTAGATAGAGCCATAAGAAGGGAGTGGAGTAGGGAGGGAAGTCAGTTAGAAAATGgctgggggggcacctgggtggtgcagtcagttaagccccaattcttggtttcagctcaggtcatgagatcaagtcaaGAATCAGGCTCattgctcagtgtggaatctgcttgggactctcactctctctccctctgccgcccccccgcccccccaatgagctctctctctctctctctcaaataaatagataaatctaaaaagaaagggagggagagagggagggaggaaggaaggaaagaaggaaggaaggaaggaaggaaagaaggaggaaggaaggaaatggctGGGATCGGCAGGTAACTCACACTTGACCATGACCATGTAGACATCAATGGTACAGATCTGGGGCTGTGCCAATCGCTCCCCCTTCTCTAGCAGGTCTGGTACTTCGGCCAGTCGTAGCCCAGCATAGGGCTCTGCCCCAAAGGTCATCAGCTCCCAAACTGTCACTCCTGGTATAGGAAGACATGACTAGTTGATGGCAAAATAGTAGACATGGGAGTGAAGATGAAGGGAAAGCAGAACTCGATCTAACACAAGGATCTGGAAGGCTTAGAAATTCTAAAAAGGGGTCTCTCAAAAGGCAACAATGGAATTTGGGCCAGTGATGGTATGGAGGGTATCCAAATGGACTGACCATAACTCCAGACGTCACTCTGGTGTGTGTATTTCCCAAAGTGGATACTCTCCAGGGCCATCCACTTAATTGGAGTCTGGGGAATTAAAGGCAAAAGTGTCACCAGCTGACTTCCACAAGGTTTCTCAGCACTTCTAAACCCCAAGTTCTCAATCATTCTTTTCCTTGTTGCTTTCTGAACTTGAATTTCTGGCACCTCCAGGTTCCTCTCCTGGAACTTACTGTGCAGCATCTGACTGCCTCTGAAGGAGACCACTGACTGCTCCCTATTCCCATGCTtcactccacccccacctccttacCCAGCCCTTCATGTCACCTCACCTTGGCCTCACTGTGTAGTAGTTGCTTATCATCAGGGGGCAGCAGGTCAGCCACCCCAAAATCTGCCACCTGAACCTGACTGGGTGACTTCAGGAGCACATTTCGGGCCGCCAGGTTCCTATGCACCATACCATGCTCCTCGAGGTAGTACATCCCCTACAGAGGAAGGAGGTATTCTCAAGGTTGGGGGAAGTGATCCTTGAGATCCAGAATCATCCCAAACCCTGAAGGCACCTCTCAGAACTTCAACTGCCCTGCCAGCCACCAGCCAGGCAGTTCATAGAACTCTTCCAGATTCCCCTCACCTTGGCAATCTGGACTCCCCAGTTGAGCAGCAGCTGGGGCCCCAGTGCTCCACGGTGTTGTCTCACATGATCCAACAGGGAACCCAGAGGCAAGTACTGAGTGACGAGCTGCAGAGATGATCCTGGGCACAGCCCCAGCAGCCGTACGATGTGGGCGTGGTCTAGGCTGCCAATGGCCAGCATATGCTACAAGGCACAGGAAGGGTTATCCAGGGACCAAAAAGGTCCACATACACCCAGACCAGGGCTACCCCAACATTCAAGGACATCAGGATGGCTAACAGTATCTGCTAACACAGGACCATACTTCTACAAAATTGATTCTAATAGCGACCTCTCCCCCCGTGGCATACACAGTACCCTTCCCTCACTCACATCTGTCACATCTTGAAAACTTTGTCGTCCACTCTTGTCCTCAATGACTTTGATGCAGACTGGAATCTTGATTGATTCACCCTCAGGAATCCATACTCCCTGGGAAGTTTTGGGCAGGAGTCAGCCTTAGGTCATTCTCCCCGGGCTAGCCCTTTCCCTAAaatctttctctccttcaccctagatcctttcccttcctcctccacagACCTCTTGTGGGCCACTCACTTTGTGCACGGTTCCAAAGACGCCTGAGCCAAGCACTTTAAGCTTCCTCAACTCTGTTTCTTTGAAGATTCTGGCCAAGACTTTGTTAGCCTTCTCACTGGGATCCAGAGGCTCTATGCtctgagaagcagaaggaagaaaatactcAGGGAAGTCCATTCCCATGTTCCACTCCAACCCCCTCCTTTGGGTGGATGCCCAGAGCGACAAAGCCCAAACGGGTGGGGAGCAAGAAGAGGAATTGTCTTTGGCCTTAAAAAGCACTGCAGGCATATTGGGGAGTAACAGACCCTAAGGACTGAGGACGTTGTTTGTATTCATGAAATCATGAAATCAAGAATCAAGAGGGTCGGGTTTCCCCTTTGATGGGAGGAAGGGGGCAAGTTGGTAATGCTATCACTTTAAGTACTTTAATACAATTCTCTATGCtttccaaagcactttcacatacgTCATCCCCTTTCACTCTTATAGCCATCCTATAAGGATGAATGTTATTTCCTCTGTGTACATGCataaaatgaggcacagagaaggaaagtaaCTTCTTCAAAGTCATGTTGGCAAATTAATGGCAAAATCAGGACTGGAATGCGTGTCTCCCATTTCTCCGGCCAGAGTTCTTTCTAACGGACCATACTACCTCCTTGAAGAAAGGAAATCAAATCTCTGGGAAAGGAGGAGGCTCCTAAAGACTGATGGTATAGGGTACCTTTCAAGAGTAAGCTAGACACTCACCTCACCCCGTTCCAAGTAGCGCCTCATAGCCCTCTTATTCTGAATCCGGCGCCCACGCCAATAGAGAAAAGTGCCTCCGAGGATCAGGAAAATTACCGCCAATCCTACTACCACTGTTAAACCCACCGCCAGATGGGTTTTGCTGTACGATAGAGAAGTCCAGCATTATCCTGGGTCTACACCTTCCTTACAATGTCATCTATGCCTACATTAAAGGTATAGTACAGATCTGGTGCAAGAAATTAACattcacatatacacatatcCCTGAGCACTGGAAGGGTTAACCTAAATCTGGACCTCTTGAGGATACTACAGGTTAATTTTAGGAAGGGAAGGCCAGAAGCGTGGATTCTTGTGTATCCAAGTCTAGTGATAGTGGTGTATATAGAAGGCCAGAATGAATAGAGACTCCTCTCTTCCCAGCAAGTTAACTGCCCCCTCCCTAGCTTCTCTCCCAAATATCCCCAGCTAACTAAATCTCCAAGCCCACCATACCTGATCAGTGCCAGTGTTTGACCCAAACAGTCTTGTAGCTCTGGTCCCTTACACCTGGAGAAGAAAGTCACCTCCTTAAATGGGAGCTTGGGAGACTCCCATAGAAGCTCAATTCCAACAGCCTCAACATACATTGTTTCAGATCCTACCATGCTATTCCATCCTGGAGCCCAAATCATATCATAAGACACGGCCCCCATCTCTAGCTTGCCAACTCTCCCCGAGTCCCTCTCTTGAATGAAAGTCCCCTGAGCTGAGGTTATTCCAGGTTCTCAAAACTGTGGTATAATTTTGTGCTGTTATTGAAAGATCCCCTTTCTCCAATCCTTCCTAATATAGCTTGGAGTGATTCTTAAACCatagttcctttcttctttcagctCCCATTTACCCTCTTCTTTCCCCTAGttttgtttctccccctccccccttatCATCCCATCACTGACCCCTGGGTGCAATTCTCGTGGCAGGGCCGACATTCATTCTGAGCATCTGGGTACTTGTAGATGGGGCCCTTGGCACCGAGGACTCCATTGGGGCAGCTGCTCACACAGTGGGGCCCATCTCGAAAATGGGCACATTGAGCACAAGCATCAGAGCCCTGGGTGGAAGAGGGAAGGTTGGGAAGAATGGGATCCCAAGGTCAATTTCATACTTCCCAGCCAGGACCAACCCAGCCATTTAGGATGCTCCATCCACAGACCCTAGTGTTATCTGGCCTCCCTGTGTTGGCCTTGTGATTTGGCCATATCATCCCCAAGACCTTCTCGTGttgcccctgccctctgcccccttaGAGATCCTGGTGCTGCTACTGTACCGAGCCATTGCATGTGGCAGCACCCTCCATGGGTCGGCACTCCGGGTGGCAGGAGAAGCATTCAGCCTCATGGGCAAACTCACGAGGCTCCCTGCAgtggggggcaaagggagggggtcACTTCTAAGTCCTGACCTTTATGTTCTGATCCCCCAACCACAGCATCCCCTTACTCATTCCCACCAAGGCATATGCAGCAAgttgtctaggggcgcctggatggcgcagtccactaagcgtccaactcttggtttcaggtcaggctgtgatctcagggtcttgagatcaggccccatgtcaggctcaagtcggcttgggtttctctctccctctccctctgcccttcccccacccctctctaaaataaataaataaacctttaaaagaataaaaaagaaagctgacTAAAGGCTTTCAGGTGCCACCTGAATAGCTCCATCCCACggccccatgcccccacccttGCTTGACTCTCTCGCCCCTCAGTTACCCATTCAGAAAGTTGCAGTGGGTCACACAGACAGCTCCTCGGCTGTAGTTTCGACAGGACAGGCACTGACCAGGACCTGGGCCCCAGCACCCCCCAGGGGAGCACAGGGGATCACACACTTTGCCCTCTGCCACTGGAAAGGAAGGGGTGAGTCAGGAGGGGGCTCCTCACAGGCCCTCTTCTGAACTCTTCCTCCTAAGTGCCTCCAGCCTAACACGCCCCTCTCCTTGGCTCTACCCCTCCCTCATCCCTATTCCTGCTTGCAGGCCAGAGCAGCCCCTACCCTGTACCCTCTCCCGCTGGACgtttttccccacccccccatgggCCATCTCCCTCACCGCAGTCCCTGCGGGGCCGATTATGCTTGATGTCTAGTCTCTCCTCCGGAGGGCCCCGAAGCAGCCTGGTCCAGTTCAGAGAATGGTGGTAGCAGAGCTGCCTGTTGGCACTTATGTAGATACGCCCGGCACTAATTTCTCTCAAAGATCGGAGGCCCAAAGATGTTATATTCAAGTTCTTCATGA
The sequence above is drawn from the Zalophus californianus isolate mZalCal1 chromosome 9, mZalCal1.pri.v2, whole genome shotgun sequence genome and encodes:
- the ERBB3 gene encoding receptor tyrosine-protein kinase erbB-3 isoform X2, giving the protein MRANAALQVLGFLLNLARGSEVGNSQAVCPGTLNGLSVTGDAENQYQTLYKLYERCEVVMGNLEIVLTGHNADLSFLQWIREVTGYVLVAMNEFSTLPLPNLRVVRGTQVYDGKFAIFVMLNYNTNSSHALRQLRFTQLTEILSGGVYIEKNDKLCHMDTIDWRDIVRDRDAEIVVKDNGRSCPPCHEACKGRCWGPRSEDCQTLTKTICAPQCNGHCFGPNPNQCCHDECAGGCSGPQDTDCFACRLFNDSGACVRQCPQPLVYNKLTFQLEPNPHTKYQYGGVCVASCPHNFVVDQTSCVRACPPDKMEVDKNGLKMCEPCGGLCPKACEGTGSGSRFQTVDSSNIDGFVNCTKILGNLDFLITGLNGDPWHKIPALDPEKLSVFRTVREITGYLNIQSWPPHMHNFSVFSNLTTIGGRSLYNRGFSLLIMKNLNITSLGLRSLREISAGRIYISANRQLCYHHSLNWTRLLRGPPEERLDIKHNRPRRDCVAEGKVCDPLCSPGGCWGPGPGQCLSCRNYSRGAVCVTHCNFLNGEPREFAHEAECFSCHPECRPMEGAATCNGSGSDACAQCAHFRDGPHCVSSCPNGVLGAKGPIYKYPDAQNECRPCHENCTQGCKGPELQDCLGQTLALISKTHLAVGLTVVVGLAVIFLILGGTFLYWRGRRIQNKRAMRRYLERGESIEPLDPSEKANKVLARIFKETELRKLKVLGSGVFGTVHKGVWIPEGESIKIPVCIKVIEDKSGRQSFQDVTDHMLAIGSLDHAHIVRLLGLCPGSSLQLVTQYLPLGSLLDHVRQHRGALGPQLLLNWGVQIAKGMYYLEEHGMVHRNLAARNVLLKSPSQVQVADFGVADLLPPDDKQLLHSEAKTPIKWMALESIHFGKYTHQSDVWSYGVTVWELMTFGAEPYAGLRLAEVPDLLEKGERLAQPQICTIDVYMVMVKCWMIDENIRPTFKELANEFTRMARDPPRYLVIKRESGPGIPPGAEPPALTNKELEEVELEPELELDLDLEAEEDGLAATLGSALSLPVGTLNRPRGSQSLLSPSSGYMPMNQGNLGETCQESAVCGSGERCPRPASLHPMPRGRLASESSEGHVTSSEAEFQEKVSMCRSQSRSPRPRGDSAYHSQRHSLLTPVTPLSPPGLEEEDVNGYVMPDAHLKGTPSSREGTLSSVGLSSVLGTEEEDEDDEYEYMNRRRRRSPTRAPRPSSLEELGYEYMDVGSDLSASLGSTQSCPLNPVPLMPAAGTTPDEDYEYMNRRHGGGAPGGDYAAMGACPAAEQGLLRKRKSGVTWQGKVKFWLMTQPPGKNGKLQILSEEVGHRY
- the ERBB3 gene encoding receptor tyrosine-protein kinase erbB-3 isoform X1, which codes for MRANAALQVLGFLLNLARGSEVGNSQAVCPGTLNGLSVTGDAENQYQTLYKLYERCEVVMGNLEIVLTGHNADLSFLQWIREVTGYVLVAMNEFSTLPLPNLRVVRGTQVYDGKFAIFVMLNYNTNSSHALRQLRFTQLTEILSGGVYIEKNDKLCHMDTIDWRDIVRDRDAEIVVKDNGRSCPPCHEACKGRCWGPRSEDCQTLTKTICAPQCNGHCFGPNPNQCCHDECAGGCSGPQDTDCFACRLFNDSGACVRQCPQPLVYNKLTFQLEPNPHTKYQYGGVCVASCPHNFVVDQTSCVRACPPDKMEVDKNGLKMCEPCGGLCPKACEGTGSGSRFQTVDSSNIDGFVNCTKILGNLDFLITGLNGDPWHKIPALDPEKLSVFRTVREITGYLNIQSWPPHMHNFSVFSNLTTIGGRSLYNRGFSLLIMKNLNITSLGLRSLREISAGRIYISANRQLCYHHSLNWTRLLRGPPEERLDIKHNRPRRDCVAEGKVCDPLCSPGGCWGPGPGQCLSCRNYSRGAVCVTHCNFLNGEPREFAHEAECFSCHPECRPMEGAATCNGSGSDACAQCAHFRDGPHCVSSCPNGVLGAKGPIYKYPDAQNECRPCHENCTQGCKGPELQDCLGQTLALISKTHLAVGLTVVVGLAVIFLILGGTFLYWRGRRIQNKRAMRRYLERGESIEPLDPSEKANKVLARIFKETELRKLKVLGSGVFGTVHKGVWIPEGESIKIPVCIKVIEDKSGRQSFQDVTDHMLAIGSLDHAHIVRLLGLCPGSSLQLVTQYLPLGSLLDHVRQHRGALGPQLLLNWGVQIAKGMYYLEEHGMVHRNLAARNVLLKSPSQVQVADFGVADLLPPDDKQLLHSEAKTPIKWMALESIHFGKYTHQSDVWSYGVTVWELMTFGAEPYAGLRLAEVPDLLEKGERLAQPQICTIDVYMVMVKCWMIDENIRPTFKELANEFTRMARDPPRYLVIKRESGPGIPPGAEPPALTNKELEEVELEPELELDLDLEAEEDGLAATLGSALSLPVGTLNRPRGSQSLLSPSSGYMPMNQGNLGETCQESAVCGSGERCPRPASLHPMPRGRLASESSEGHVTSSEAEFQEKVSMCRSQSRSPRPRGDSAYHSQRHSLLTPVTPLSPPGLEEEDVNGYVMPDAHLKGTPSSREGTLSSVGLSSVLGTEEEDEDDEYEYMNRRRRRSPTRAPRPSSLEELGYEYMDVGSDLSASLGSTQSCPLNPVPLMPAAGTTPDEDYEYMNRRHGGGAPGGDYAAMGACPAAEQGYEEMRAFQGPGHQAPHVHCARLKTLRSLEATDSAFDNPDYWHSRLFPKANAQRT
- the ERBB3 gene encoding receptor tyrosine-protein kinase erbB-3 isoform X3, with the protein product MCPGTLNGLSVTGDAENQYQTLYKLYERCEVVMGNLEIVLTGHNADLSFLQWIREVTGYVLVAMNEFSTLPLPNLRVVRGTQVYDGKFAIFVMLNYNTNSSHALRQLRFTQLTEILSGGVYIEKNDKLCHMDTIDWRDIVRDRDAEIVVKDNGRSCPPCHEACKGRCWGPRSEDCQTLTKTICAPQCNGHCFGPNPNQCCHDECAGGCSGPQDTDCFACRLFNDSGACVRQCPQPLVYNKLTFQLEPNPHTKYQYGGVCVASCPHNFVVDQTSCVRACPPDKMEVDKNGLKMCEPCGGLCPKACEGTGSGSRFQTVDSSNIDGFVNCTKILGNLDFLITGLNGDPWHKIPALDPEKLSVFRTVREITGYLNIQSWPPHMHNFSVFSNLTTIGGRSLYNRGFSLLIMKNLNITSLGLRSLREISAGRIYISANRQLCYHHSLNWTRLLRGPPEERLDIKHNRPRRDCVAEGKVCDPLCSPGGCWGPGPGQCLSCRNYSRGAVCVTHCNFLNGEPREFAHEAECFSCHPECRPMEGAATCNGSGSDACAQCAHFRDGPHCVSSCPNGVLGAKGPIYKYPDAQNECRPCHENCTQGCKGPELQDCLGQTLALISKTHLAVGLTVVVGLAVIFLILGGTFLYWRGRRIQNKRAMRRYLERGESIEPLDPSEKANKVLARIFKETELRKLKVLGSGVFGTVHKGVWIPEGESIKIPVCIKVIEDKSGRQSFQDVTDHMLAIGSLDHAHIVRLLGLCPGSSLQLVTQYLPLGSLLDHVRQHRGALGPQLLLNWGVQIAKGMYYLEEHGMVHRNLAARNVLLKSPSQVQVADFGVADLLPPDDKQLLHSEAKTPIKWMALESIHFGKYTHQSDVWSYGVTVWELMTFGAEPYAGLRLAEVPDLLEKGERLAQPQICTIDVYMVMVKCWMIDENIRPTFKELANEFTRMARDPPRYLVIKRESGPGIPPGAEPPALTNKELEEVELEPELELDLDLEAEEDGLAATLGSALSLPVGTLNRPRGSQSLLSPSSGYMPMNQGNLGETCQESAVCGSGERCPRPASLHPMPRGRLASESSEGHVTSSEAEFQEKVSMCRSQSRSPRPRGDSAYHSQRHSLLTPVTPLSPPGLEEEDVNGYVMPDAHLKGTPSSREGTLSSVGLSSVLGTEEEDEDDEYEYMNRRRRRSPTRAPRPSSLEELGYEYMDVGSDLSASLGSTQSCPLNPVPLMPAAGTTPDEDYEYMNRRHGGGAPGGDYAAMGACPAAEQGYEEMRAFQGPGHQAPHVHCARLKTLRSLEATDSAFDNPDYWHSRLFPKANAQRT